A single genomic interval of Lacrimispora sphenoides JCM 1415 harbors:
- a CDS encoding ATP-dependent nuclease, with the protein MQITSVHIKNFKSIRDMEIQNVENALILVGKNNTGKTGVLDAIRAAAGAYKVTEEDFNEKKQNIEITMTLAITQEDLVSFHRGGVVSQYKRFDAWLHDFVTKLPSYREGSLTFTYQVNWNGVVRFKDGYRKNNRYIREIFPRLYYIDSERDLNQFQNDLLLFQEDDQLSKLRTHVCMFDSARECNQCFKCIGLINQKKPEELQIYETAKLLEYKMYQLNLNNFAERVNDNYRKNGGYEEIHFSLNCNPCELFKVTAETYHVERGKLSPINNLSNGMKSLYMLSLLETYTEDEKRIPSIVIVEDPEIFLHPQLQKISSEILYRLSKKNQVIFTTHSPSMLFNFTRRQIRQVVLERDGYSVVRERTDIDAILDDLGYGANDLLGVSFVFIVEGKQDKSRLPLLLEKYYSEIYDKEGNLSRISIITTNSCTNIKTYANLKYMNQVYLRDQFLMIRDGDGKNPEELAGQLCRYYDERSLEDIDKLPKVTRKNVLILKYYSFENYFLNPKIMAKLGVVEDEDAFYRTLFDKWKEYLYRLKSGKQFVEAVGKDMESLEDLKTHMEEFKIYMRGHNLYDIFYGPYKKKEGELLKQYIDLAPREDFSDILDAIDKFVYFESRKA; encoded by the coding sequence GAATATAGAGATCACCATGACCCTGGCAATTACGCAGGAGGATCTGGTTTCCTTTCACAGGGGAGGGGTGGTGAGCCAGTATAAGCGGTTTGATGCATGGCTCCACGATTTTGTAACAAAGCTGCCTTCCTACCGGGAAGGAAGCCTCACCTTTACCTATCAGGTAAACTGGAACGGGGTCGTCCGGTTTAAGGATGGATACCGGAAGAATAACCGGTATATCAGGGAGATTTTTCCCAGGCTTTATTACATTGACTCGGAACGGGATTTAAACCAGTTTCAGAATGATCTGCTGCTTTTCCAGGAGGATGACCAGCTCTCAAAGCTAAGGACCCACGTGTGCATGTTTGACAGCGCCAGGGAATGCAACCAGTGCTTTAAATGCATCGGACTCATTAACCAGAAGAAGCCGGAAGAATTGCAGATTTATGAGACGGCTAAGCTGCTGGAATATAAGATGTATCAGCTAAACCTAAATAATTTTGCCGAAAGGGTCAATGACAATTACAGAAAAAACGGCGGCTATGAGGAAATCCATTTTTCCTTAAACTGCAATCCATGTGAATTGTTTAAAGTAACAGCGGAAACTTATCATGTGGAAAGAGGAAAACTAAGCCCTATAAACAACTTGAGCAATGGTATGAAAAGCCTTTACATGCTGTCTCTTTTGGAGACTTATACAGAGGATGAAAAACGGATTCCCAGCATTGTCATCGTAGAGGATCCTGAGATTTTCCTTCATCCCCAGCTTCAGAAAATATCCAGTGAGATCCTTTACCGGTTATCCAAGAAGAATCAGGTGATTTTTACTACTCATTCACCCAGTATGCTGTTTAATTTTACCAGACGCCAGATCAGGCAGGTGGTGCTGGAGCGTGACGGTTATTCTGTTGTCAGGGAAAGAACTGATATAGATGCTATTCTGGACGATTTGGGTTATGGGGCCAACGATCTTCTTGGGGTCAGCTTTGTGTTTATTGTGGAAGGCAAGCAGGATAAGAGCCGTCTGCCGCTGCTGTTGGAAAAATATTATTCGGAAATCTATGATAAGGAGGGAAACTTATCCCGGATCTCCATTATCACCACCAACAGCTGTACCAATATAAAGACGTATGCAAATTTAAAGTATATGAACCAGGTTTATTTAAGGGATCAGTTCCTGATGATCCGGGATGGGGACGGAAAGAACCCTGAGGAGCTGGCAGGCCAGCTTTGCCGGTATTATGATGAACGCAGTCTGGAGGATATCGACAAGCTTCCAAAGGTCACCAGAAAAAATGTGCTTATATTAAAGTACTATTCTTTTGAAAATTATTTCCTGAATCCCAAAATCATGGCAAAGCTTGGAGTGGTGGAAGATGAAGATGCATTCTACCGGACGCTGTTTGATAAATGGAAGGAATACCTTTACCGGTTAAAGAGCGGAAAGCAGTTTGTGGAGGCAGTGGGGAAGGATATGGAATCCCTGGAAGATTTAAAGACCCATATGGAGGAATTTAAGATCTATATGCGGGGGCATAACCTGTATGATATTTTTTATGGGCCATATAAAAAGAAGGAAGGGGAGCTGTTAAAACAATACATTGATCTGGCTCCCCGGGAAGATTTTAGCGATATTTTAGATGCGATTGATAAGTTCGTTTACTTTGAAAGCAGGAAGGCATAG
- a CDS encoding sugar O-acetyltransferase: MDLKEKMRSGKLYNCVDDALIAEQTSYLEILYDFNQTRPSEGEKRQEILKKLFAEIGKNCYIEPPLHANWGSHVHMGNDVYVNFNLTLVDDADIYIGNNVMFGPNVVVDTAAHPIRPDIRKRQIQFNVPVTIEDNVWIGAGAIILPGVRIGENSVIGAGSVVTRDIPANVVAYGSPCRVIREIGERDMKYYFRDWEIDPEI, from the coding sequence ATGGATTTAAAAGAAAAAATGAGAAGCGGAAAACTCTATAATTGTGTTGATGATGCCCTGATCGCGGAACAAACCAGCTATCTGGAAATCCTCTATGACTTCAACCAGACCCGCCCATCCGAAGGCGAAAAGCGGCAGGAAATCTTAAAAAAGCTTTTTGCCGAAATCGGAAAAAACTGCTACATAGAACCCCCGCTTCACGCCAACTGGGGAAGTCACGTTCACATGGGCAATGACGTATATGTAAACTTTAATTTAACCCTAGTGGATGACGCCGATATCTATATAGGAAATAACGTCATGTTCGGTCCAAACGTTGTGGTAGACACAGCCGCTCATCCCATCCGCCCCGATATCCGAAAAAGGCAGATCCAGTTTAACGTCCCCGTTACCATTGAGGACAACGTATGGATCGGAGCCGGAGCCATCATCCTTCCAGGCGTCCGGATCGGTGAAAACAGCGTAATCGGAGCCGGAAGTGTTGTGACCAGGGATATCCCCGCCAACGTGGTAGCCTATGGAAGCCCATGCCGTGTTATAAGAGAAATCGGCGAGCGGGATATGAAATACTATTTCAGAGACTGGGAAATCGATCCCGAAATATAG
- the xylB gene encoding xylulokinase: MKYLIGIDVGTSATKTVLFDETGGVIASASREYPLYQPKNGWAEQKPEDWRDAVLDTLSQVITESGVLKEDVKGIGISGQMHGLVMLDEKNEVIRPSIIWCDQRTAAEVEDMLSIMPKERWIEITANPPLTGWTAAKILWVRKNEPENYNRCRHILLPKDYIRYILTGVFATEVSDASGMQLLDVPGRCWSEEVLYKLDINPKLLGEVFESCEVTGTLLPEIAERTGLSEETKVVGGAGDNAAAAVGTGVVKDGTAFTTIGTSGVVFAHSSQVTIDPKGRVHTCCCAVPGAWHVMGVTQGAGLSLKWFKDNFCQDYVEEANKQGIDVYDLINRDVSQVEAGSDKLIYLPYLMGERTPHLDPDCRGVFFGLSAIHTRKHMLRAVMEGVSYSLSDCNDILNEMGIRVGEMMACGGGGKSPVWRQMLADMYDCHVKTVAQTEGPALGAAILAGVGCGIFESVEAACDALISADKTTGPEENQAGLYKKYHKLYKELYEDLKGSYKKLAAL, translated from the coding sequence ATGAAGTATTTGATTGGAATTGATGTGGGGACATCGGCAACAAAGACCGTCCTGTTCGATGAAACGGGCGGTGTGATTGCTTCTGCATCCAGGGAATATCCCCTTTATCAGCCTAAGAATGGCTGGGCGGAGCAGAAGCCGGAAGACTGGAGAGATGCGGTTCTTGATACCCTTTCCCAGGTCATAACGGAGTCAGGAGTTTTAAAAGAGGATGTGAAAGGAATCGGTATCTCAGGCCAGATGCACGGACTTGTGATGCTTGATGAAAAGAATGAGGTGATACGCCCCTCGATTATCTGGTGCGATCAGAGAACCGCAGCCGAAGTGGAAGACATGCTTTCCATTATGCCAAAAGAGCGCTGGATTGAGATTACTGCGAATCCGCCTCTTACCGGCTGGACGGCAGCCAAGATTTTATGGGTAAGGAAGAATGAACCGGAGAACTATAATCGGTGCAGGCACATCCTCCTTCCCAAGGATTATATCCGTTACATATTAACCGGAGTTTTTGCCACTGAGGTTTCCGATGCCAGCGGAATGCAGCTTTTAGATGTTCCCGGAAGATGCTGGTCCGAGGAAGTTTTATATAAGCTGGATATTAATCCAAAGCTTTTGGGAGAGGTTTTTGAATCCTGTGAGGTTACGGGAACACTCCTTCCTGAAATCGCAGAGAGAACCGGCCTTTCGGAGGAGACAAAGGTCGTGGGAGGCGCCGGAGATAATGCGGCAGCTGCAGTCGGAACAGGGGTTGTGAAAGATGGAACTGCCTTTACCACCATAGGAACTTCCGGGGTTGTGTTTGCTCACAGCAGCCAGGTTACCATTGACCCGAAAGGAAGAGTCCATACCTGCTGCTGTGCAGTTCCGGGAGCATGGCATGTCATGGGAGTGACCCAGGGGGCGGGGCTGTCCTTAAAGTGGTTTAAGGATAATTTCTGCCAGGACTATGTGGAAGAAGCAAATAAACAGGGAATTGATGTTTACGATCTCATCAACCGGGACGTAAGCCAGGTGGAAGCAGGAAGCGATAAGCTTATTTACCTTCCATATTTAATGGGGGAGAGAACTCCTCATCTGGACCCGGACTGCCGGGGTGTGTTTTTTGGACTTTCTGCCATCCATACGAGAAAGCATATGCTGCGGGCCGTAATGGAAGGAGTTTCTTATTCTCTCAGCGACTGCAATGATATCCTCAATGAAATGGGGATCCGGGTAGGAGAGATGATGGCATGCGGCGGCGGCGGAAAGAGCCCGGTATGGCGTCAGATGCTGGCGGATATGTATGACTGTCATGTAAAGACCGTGGCTCAGACAGAAGGACCGGCTCTGGGAGCCGCTATTCTGGCAGGAGTTGGTTGCGGTATTTTTGAGAGCGTGGAAGCTGCCTGTGATGCCCTGATCTCTGCGGATAAGACTACAGGACCGGAGGAAAATCAGGCCGGCCTTTATAAGAAATACCATAAGTTATATAAAGAACTGTATGAGGATTTAAAGGGCAGCTATAAGAAACTTGCAGCTTTGTAA
- the fsa gene encoding fructose-6-phosphate aldolase — protein MRFFIDTANVEEIRSANEMGIICGVTTNPSLIAKEGRDFKQVIGEIASIVDGPISGEVKATTTDAEGMIKEGREIAAIHPNMVVKIPMTVEGLKAVNVLNAENIPTNVTLVFSAAQALLAARAGAAYVSPFLGRLDDISMPGINLIEDIMEIFQIHGIETEIIAASVRNPIHVIDCARAGADIATVPYKVLVQMTQHPLTDQGIEKFKKDYLAVFGE, from the coding sequence ATGCGTTTTTTTATTGATACGGCAAATGTAGAAGAAATCAGATCGGCCAATGAAATGGGGATTATCTGCGGAGTTACCACAAATCCTTCCCTGATTGCAAAGGAAGGGCGTGATTTTAAGCAGGTGATCGGGGAAATCGCATCTATTGTTGACGGACCGATCAGTGGAGAAGTAAAGGCCACCACGACTGATGCGGAAGGCATGATAAAGGAAGGCCGGGAAATCGCGGCGATCCATCCGAACATGGTCGTGAAGATTCCCATGACGGTAGAAGGCTTAAAGGCAGTAAATGTACTGAACGCAGAAAATATCCCAACCAACGTTACCCTGGTGTTTTCCGCTGCCCAGGCGCTTTTGGCAGCAAGAGCCGGAGCCGCCTATGTTTCCCCATTTTTGGGACGTTTGGACGATATCTCCATGCCGGGAATCAATCTTATTGAAGATATTATGGAGATATTCCAGATACACGGGATTGAGACGGAGATCATTGCAGCCAGCGTACGCAATCCGATTCATGTGATCGATTGTGCCAGAGCAGGTGCAGATATTGCAACGGTGCCGTATAAGGTGCTGGTTCAGATGACACAGCACCCGCTCACAGACCAGGGCATTGAAAAATTTAAAAAGGATTATCTGGCTGTATTCGGAGAATAG
- a CDS encoding DUF4867 family protein: MGLTIKPVTDPAFQTYGKVVTGYDAGELLEKMKETPLPEDVVYVPSVVELEELAVSKEIEKKLYGQLPIQVGYCNGHNKKLNAVEYHRSSEINIAVTDLILILGRQQDITPDHTYDSGKMEAFLVPAGTVIEVYATTLHYAPCHAEEDGFRCVVILPKDTNTDLEPAGEAVNEEDRLLFAKNKWLIGHKEGGLPEHAYIGISGENLSI, translated from the coding sequence ATGGGATTAACAATCAAACCAGTGACAGATCCTGCCTTTCAGACTTATGGGAAAGTGGTTACAGGATATGATGCAGGGGAACTGTTGGAAAAGATGAAGGAGACGCCCCTTCCGGAAGATGTGGTTTATGTTCCTTCCGTAGTAGAATTAGAGGAGTTGGCGGTTTCTAAGGAGATTGAAAAGAAGCTCTATGGCCAGCTGCCCATTCAGGTAGGTTACTGCAACGGCCACAATAAGAAGCTGAATGCGGTGGAATACCACAGAAGTTCAGAGATCAATATTGCTGTGACGGATCTGATCCTGATTTTAGGAAGGCAGCAGGATATTACCCCGGATCATACATACGATTCAGGCAAGATGGAAGCATTCCTCGTGCCGGCAGGAACTGTGATCGAGGTTTATGCCACGACCCTTCATTATGCGCCATGCCATGCGGAGGAAGACGGTTTCCGATGTGTTGTGATCCTGCCAAAGGATACCAATACTGATCTGGAACCGGCAGGAGAAGCAGTGAATGAAGAAGACAGACTGCTGTTTGCTAAGAACAAATGGCTCATTGGACACAAAGAGGGCGGACTTCCGGAACATGCTTATATTGGAATATCAGGAGAAAATCTGTCTATTTGA